One Ricinus communis isolate WT05 ecotype wild-type chromosome 2, ASM1957865v1, whole genome shotgun sequence DNA segment encodes these proteins:
- the LOC8259382 gene encoding ABC transporter G family member 25: MPTLDGNNGDPMDSRDQSAPRHPRDLPSLMLSSCYPVTLKFIDVCYRLKIDQNKNKNGSNIRRILGHHDHHHGGGGHSNGNHIQERTILNGITGMVSPGEILAILGPSGSGKSTLLNAIAGRIQGNGFTGTVLANNKKLNKHILKRTGFVTQDDILYPHLTVRETLIFCSLLRLPKSLLKKEKISLAESVISELGLTKCENTIVGNSFIRGVSGGERKRVSIGHEMLINPSLLILDEPTSGLDSTAAHRLVLTLESLAQKGKTIVTSMHQPSSRVYQMFSSVLVLSEGRCVYFGKGSDAMAYFESVGFSPSFPMNPADFLLDLANGVCQIDGASERDKPNIKQSLIASYNSMLAPRVRTACMDTTLTPAKETILTGSHSSKENRCCNIAGFAAWFNQFSILLQRSLKERKHETFNALRVFQVIAAALLAGLMWWHSDFRDIQDRLGLLFYTAIFWGVFPSFNSVFAFPQERAIFIKERASGMYTLSSYFMSRIVGDLPMELILPTIFLTVVYWMAGLKPNVVSFLLTLLVLLGYVVVSQGLGFALGAAIMDAKQASTIVTVTMLAFVLTGGFYVHKVPSCMAWMKYISTTYYSYRLLISVQYGDGKQLSSLLGCSSDTHASDKAGCKFLEQDIIGQISPEVCVAVLVFMFVGYRLLAYLALRRFSA, from the exons atGCCAACGCTTGATGGCAACAATGGTGACCCAATGGACAGTCGCGATCAATCTGCTCCTCGACATCCGCGTGATCTCCCATCTTTAATGCTGTCTTCTTGCTATCCTGTTACGCTCAAG TTCATTGACGTGTGCTACAGATTGAAAATTGATCAaaacaagaataaaaatggTAGTAACATCAGACGGATATTGGGCCATCATGATCATCATCATGGTGGTGGTGGACACAGTAATGGCAATCATATTCAAGAACGTACGATCTTGAATGGGATTACAGGCATGGTATCCCCAGGGGAAATCTTGGCTATTCTTGGTCCGTCAGGAAGTGGAAAATCAACGCTTCTTAATGCAATTGCGGGTAGAATTCAAGGAAACGGTTTCACAGGAACAGTTCTTGCTAACAACAAAAAACTCAACAAACATATACTGAAACGTACTGGGTTCGTAACTCAAGATGACATCCTTTACCCTCACTTAACTGTTCgtgaaaccctaattttctgTTCTTTACTTCGTTTACCTAAGTCtttacttaaaaaagaaaagatttcgCTAGCTGAGTCGGTCATTTCTGAGTTGGGTTTAACAAAATGTGAGAACACAATCGTGGGTAATAGTTTTATACGTGGTGTTTCTGGTGGAGAAAGGAAGAGAGTGAGTATAGGTCATGAGATGTTAATAAACCCTAGTTTACTTATTCTTGATGAACCCACGTCCGGTTTGGATTCTACGGCGGCTCACCGGTTGGTTTTGACGTTAGAGTCGTTGGCACAGAAAGGAAAGACCATTGTTACTTCCATGCACCAACCTTCTAGCAGAGTTTATCAGATGTTTAGCTCGGTGTTGGTTTTAAGTGAAGGAAGGTGTGTGTATTTTGGAAAAGGAAGTGATGCTATGGCATATTTTGAGTCGGTTGGTTTCTCGCCGTCTTTTCCCATGAATCCAGCAGATTTTCTCCTCGATCTCGCAAACG GTGTTTGCCAAATTGATGGTGCAAGTGAAAGGGATAAGCCCAACATAAAGCAATCTTTGATTGCCTCTTATAACAGCATGTTAGCTCCAAGGGTAAGAACTGCTTGCATGGACACTACCTTGACTCCAGCGAAAGAGACAATTCTAACTGGAAGCCATTCTTCCAAAGAAAATCGGTGCTGTAACATAGCTGGCTTTGCCGCGTGGTTCAACCAATTCAGCATTCTTCTTCAAAGAAGcctcaaagaaagaaagcatgAAACATTCAATGCTCTGAGAGTCTTCCAAGTAATTGCAGCTGCATTATTAGCAGGTCTAATGTGGTGGCACTCAGATTTTCGAGACATTCAAGATCGATTAGGTCTCCTCTTTTATACAGCCATCTTTTGGGGAGTTTTCCCTTCTTTTAACTCCGTTTTCGCCTTTCCGCAAGAAAGAGCAATCTTTATAAAGGAAAGGGCATCTGGCATGTACACTCTTTCTTCATATTTCATGTCAAGAATTGTGGGAGACTTACCAATGGAGCTCATTCTTCCCACGATTTTTCTCACCGTGGTTTACTGGATGGCGGGACTAAAACCCAATGTGGTTTCATTCCTCCTGACTCTGCTGGTCTTGCTCGGTTACGTCGTAGTCTCTCAAGGGCTCGGCTTTGCATTAGGTGCAGCTATCATGGATGCGAAGCAAGCTTCAACCATAGTTACAGTGACAATGCTAGCATTTGTCCTTACAGGAGGATTTTATGTCCATAAAGTGCCATCATGCATGGCTTGGATGAAGTACATTTCAACAACATATTACAGCTATAGGTTGCTTATAAGTGTGCAGTATGGTGATGGAAAGCAGCTTTCATCATTGTTGGGTTGCTCATCGGATACTCATGCGAGTGACAAAGCAGGTTGCAAGTTTCTTGAACAGGATATTATAGGGCAAATCAGCCCTGAAGTTTGTGTCGCTGTCCTCGTGTTCATGTTTGTGGGGTATAGGTTATTGGCATATCTGGCGTTGAGGCGGTTTTCGGCTTGA